Within the Oceaniferula flava genome, the region GATTCCATGGTCTTGGGCGAGACCGAGATCTTTGGTCAGGTGAAACAGGCTTACCAGCAAGCGCTCGCCTCCGGTGCCACCAAGGGGGTGCTGAACAAACTTTTCCAAAAGTCGTTTTCCGTGGGGAAACGCATCCGAACGCACACTAGCATCCAAAAAGGGCAGACATCCGTCGGCAGCGTCGCCGTGGATCTGGCCGCGAAGATTTTTGGCAATCTCAAGGGTAGCCATGTGATGGTCATTGGGGCGGGGGAAATGAGCCGTCAGGTCGCCCGCAGCATGCTCTCACGCGGTGCCACCGATCTCACCGTGACGAACCGGACCAATCAACGCGCGGTCGAGCTGGCCGAGGAGTTGGGGGGCGAGGCAGTGCCATTCGACTGCTGGGAAGGCACGCTGGCTACCGCAGATGTCATCGTATCGTCCACCGGTGCGTCCGAGCCGGTGCTGACCGCCAGCCAGATCGAGGCGGTGCGTCGCAAGCGGAAATACCGGCCGCTTTTCCTGATTGATATCGCCGTGCCGCGTGACATCGAGGCTGCGGTGGGTGAAATCGATGAAGTCTATCTTTACGACATCGATAAATTACAGCAACTTGCTTCCGAGGCCAGAGAGTCTCGCGCTCAGCAAGTCCGAATTTGCGAAGAGATGATCCAAGAGGAAATCAAACCATGAAACCATTAATCATAGGCACCCGCGGCAGCGCCCTGGCGCTCGCTCAGGCGGAAATGACTGAGGCCGCCCTGCGTGCCCAATTTCCAGACCGCGAAATCGTTCGTCAGGTGATCACCACCACTGGCGATCGCCGCACCGATGTGCCGCTTTCCGAGGTGGCCAAATCCGAGGGTGTTATTGATAAGGGAGTGTTCATCAAGGAGCTGGAAGTGGCTCTGGAAAATGGCGAGATCGATATCGCCGTGCACAGCATGAAGGATGTGCCTACCGTGCTGGCGGACCATTTTGCCATCGTCGGGGCGCTCGAGCGTGCTCCGGTGAACGACGTCATCGTGTCCCAAGCCCCCGGCGGCTTACTCGCTCTTCCTGAAGGATCCACTGTGGCCACCAGCAGCGTGCGCCGTCAACGACAGCTCAAGTGGATGCGGCCTGACCTCAAAGTGGTCGATATCCGCGGCAACGTTCCCACTCGGATGCAGAAGCTGCGCGACCAGGATGACATCGATGCCATCATGCTGGCCGAGGCCGGTTTGGTGCGCTTGGGTTATAACCTGGGTGAGGAAATCGACGGCCTGCACGCGGTTCCGCTGGACACACTTCGTTTTTACCCCGCCGCAGGGCAGGGGATTGTCGGGTTTGAAATCCGTAAGGACGACGACGACGCCCGCGCCTGCGCCGAGGCGATCACTCACCAGCCCTCGATGACTCTCTGCCGCGCCGAGCGCGAGTTCCTTCGTCTGCTCGATGCCGGCTGTCACACCCCGGTCGGTGTGCGCTCGCACATTCAAGGTGCTCGTTTGCAGATGTTAGGTCGGGTGTTCGATGAGCACAGCGATGCCAATCCCACCGAGGCCAGCGTCTCCGGACCATCCAATGTGCCGGAGCAGGTGGCTCTCGAACTTTTCAATAACCTCGCATGAAGGGAATCTGCTACCTGACCGGTGCTGGACCGGGAAATATCGGCCTGGTGACCTTAAAGGCGCAGCAGTGCATCGCTGAAGCCGATGTGCTGGTTTACGATGCCCTGAGCAGTGCTGAACTGCTGACTTGGACGAAAAGCGACTGCGAACAAATCGACGTCGGCAAGCGCGCTAAGTGCCACAAAATGCGCCAGGAGGAAATCAATCAGCTGCTCGTGGACAAGGTGCGCGAGGGCAAGGTGGTGGTCCGACTGAAAGGCGGCGACCCGATGATCTTTGGTCGTGGGGGCGAAGAGGCAGCAGCGCTGGCGGAAGCCGGTCTGAAGTTTGAAATCATCCCCGGTATCTCATCGGCATTTGCCGGTCCCACCTACGCGGGTATCCCTCTGACGCACCGCGAATATGGGGCGCAGTTGACCTTGTTCTCCGGCCACGAAGCTGAGGGGAAAACCGAGGGAGGCGTCGATTACGAAGCCCTGGCCAAAACCCCGGGCACCAAGGTCTTTCTCATGGGCGTGGCCCGCATCCGCGATATTTGCGCGAATCTGATGCAGCATGGCGCCACTCCCGAAACCCCCATCGCCCTGACACGCTGGGCGAGCACGGGCCGACAAAAAACCCTCACCGGAACGCTGGCAACGATCGCGGACCTCGTGGAGGAACACAATTTCAAGGCTCCCGCTGTGGGAGTCATTGGCAACATCATCAAAGAAATGGAAAAAATCACATGGCATGAAGATCGTCCGCTGCACGGAAAACGTATCGTCGTTACCCGCAGCCAGGAGCAAGCTAGCGGACTGGTCAACGAACTCACCGCGCTCGGAGCCGATGTGCTCGAGCTCCCCGTGCTACGCATCGTCGATCCCGAGGACAAACGTGATTTCGCCGAGCTGGTCGCCAGCGCCCACACCTACGATTGGTTGGTGTTCAGCAGCACCAATGGCGTGCGTCGCTTCTTCGATGGCTTTTTCTCTATCTATAAAGACGCCCGCAGCATCGGTGGCGTGAAGATTGCTGTGGTCGGCCCCGGCACCCAGCAGGCCGTGGAGGAATACCGCTTTGCCGCCGATCTGGTGCCCGAAAAACACATCGCCGAAGGGCTGGTGGATGCCTTCAAGGACGAACACGATATCGAGAACCAGACCATCCTCTGGGTCCGACCCAAAAACGCCCGCTCCGTCATCACCGATGGTTTGAACGAGCAGCGCGCCATCGTCGATGAATGCGTCGCCTACAGCATCGAAGCCGAAACCTCCGATCCCACGGGCGCTGCCGAGCGCTTCCGGAGTGAGGGCGCCGATCTGGTGACCTTCACCAGCTCCTCAACGGCACGCTTTTTCCACGATCTCGATCTGCCATGGCCAGACGGCTGCAAGGCCGCGAGCATTGGCCCGATCACCAGCGCCAAGCTCAATGAACTCGGCAAAACCGACATCGTCGAAGCCGAGGACCACAACATTGAAGGCTTGGTCAAAACCATCGTGGAAACCCTGAGCTAGTGGCTTGGGATTAAGTTTCTGACATGGTCATAGAGAGGGATGATCCCTCCCGAAATTAGCAGTCGTTGCGAGCGAGTCGGGGTTACATTTAGTGAGGCTAAGTAATGAACAAATGTTTACTTTTCCTCTTTGATCCATCGCTCTCGCTGTGTAACTTTTGCTCCAATGATCATGCGTTGGCAAAAACCTCTTACCATCGGCTTCCTGTCGATGGCGATCATGTCGGGTAGCTCCTTGGCTGCCCAGACAGTGATTGACGGGGTTTTGACCGATGATTTGACGGACCTGTCCTATTTCACCGCTCCGCTCAATATGTCGCTGGAGCTCGTCGCTTCCGGCGTGGCCATGACATCGGATGTGCCGAGCGTGGATCGATTGGTTGATTGGAAAATCGATGGCACCACGCGGTTGAATCTTTCCAGCTTCGGCTCCATTCAGGTGACTCCTGAGCAACAAATCGTCGATGGCGAATGGCAGCTCTGGGTGCTCTATTACACCGATACCGGCAGCTTCTTGAGTGAGGTCAATCTGCAGCCGTTCACCACCTCTACGGATACCTTCAGTGCCGATTTAAGCAGCACGGCTCCCGTGGATGCCGATGAGTTTTTTCTTCGCTTCCGAATCAAAGAGGCCGTGGGTGACGGCTTCACCTTTTCAGAGATTCAAGCCGCCCCAGTGCCCGAGCCCAGCACCGCGTTGTTAGGACTCGCCAGCCTCGCTCTGATCTTCCGCCGCTCACGCGCCTAAACCCCTCGTGCCGATCAACGGCGGAGTTTTACCTCATGGCCATCAAGTTCGGAGAAGTCCCGCAGAATTTCGCATGTTTAGCGTCTTTTGCGATCAAAGAGTGGCACGTAGAAGCACCGTAACATTCAGGACCTTTTGCCGTGTCCGTGCTTTCCTCCGCCTGAATTAGCTCGGCACGTTATTGCAACTCGGATGGAAGCAACTACCAAGGCACTTCCGAGCCGTTGATATACCAGAATTTGCCCGATTGATCCGGCTTCAGCCCGGTGATCAGCTTGAGCATTTGGGGCACGCTGTCCTTCGGATCCAGCGGTGCACCGGCACCACCCATGTCGGTTTTGTTGTGTCCCGGGTTCAGGGAAATCACGATGAACCCATCACCGGCCAGCTGACCGTGCAGTTGTCGGGTCGCCATGTTCAGCGCCGCCTTGCTCATCGAGTAAGCGGCGTAGCTGCCACGCGTGCGGGCAATGCTGCCAAGACCCGATGAAATGTTGACGATCTTCGGGTGCTTGGAGAGCTTCAGGTTCGGTTGGAGCGCTTTGGCGAGCAGTAGGGGACCAGTGGCATTGATATTGAAACAACGCTGCAGCGCCTCGCGATTGAGCCCCCGATTCATGTAGCCCGCGTTGTTGATCAACACGTCGATTTTTTGTCCCTTCAGCTCCTTGGCGAGATTGGCGATGTCGTCATCGCTGGTGATATCGAGTTGCAGCACCTGGGCGCCGGTGGCTTTCAGCTCCTTGGCCTCGGCCGGCTTGCGCGCAGTGCCAATCACCTTGTGCCCCGCCGCCGTCCACTGCTTGGCATGCTCTAACCCCAGCCCCCGATTCGCCCCCGTGACCAACACCGTCAAAGGTTCATCTTCCGCCTGCGTGCAGTTGGGTAAACAAACGAGGAATGCGAGAGCGAGAAACAAACGACTCAAGGTCGTCAGCACAGTGGTCTTGGTGGTGTTCGGCATGGGATTGGAAATGGGTTGGGTATTAGATAGCACATGCACTGCGTCGCGTCATCTTTTCCCTGAAAATGAGGGGCGTAGGTTTGTTAATAGAATGAGGCAATAAGGGGCAGGGGTATACGCAATGGGCGGAACTACCGAGAAATGAAATGCATTAGATATTGATGAGGTCGGGATTGAATCGGCCTTGTTGGATGAGGAATCCTAAGGGAAAGCTGCCGCGGCTTTTCTGATCACCTTTTTTCTCCCAAGAATCGGCAAGGTTTTTAAGTTCTTCTGCTGTGACGAGTGTGATGATCGTCTGTTTTTCAACGAAGAAACTCATCGCTGTGACAGCACTTTCGGGAGTAAAGGACGGTCCGATAACAAGGAAGGCGCTAACGCGTTTTTCGGATGCGGAGATGTAACGGGCGAACTGTTTGATGTGGTCGGGAAGATGCACGGGCAATTCCTTGGATTTGTTATCCCAGAGAATCAGTCCGTCGCCATGAGACAACGCACCATCGGCGTGTTCCGTTCCGACTTGTTTGAGTGGACGGTGGCCTAATTTAAATTCGAACAAATACTTGGTGGCATCTTCGAATTTTCGCTCAATCTCGATATCTTTTTCTATGAGCTGTTGGGCGCGAAGGTAAGCATGGTCGCGAGCCGCAAACTTGAGGTATTCTGCAAACCAGTAGGTGCGTGCGTCTTCGACCTCATCGTCACGTTGCTTGAGGTGATCGTAAAAGCCGATGATCCGAGCCATGACTTCGGCTTTTGTGCCAGATACCTGCAGATTTAAATCGCGACACCAGTCGACAATCGCATCATGTGCGAGACCATCCCTTGGCGTTGTTCCTCCTAGTAAAATCGAGGGTTTTACTCGATGGATGATAAGATCCCGAAGCTCTTCCAGAGTTTCGGATCCTTTAGGGTGACAATCAACTTTTTTTAAGGTCTCGATGTAGTAGCTCTTCTTTCTCACTGCCTTGTATTTCAGGAGTTCTTGATAACCATGTTGGCGTATTTCAATACCGAGAATTTGTCGTAAACATGCTGCGATTTCTTCCGGTATAATATCGTAATCCTGACCGTCATCATCACGCACCATCGTGATAAATCCTGCCGTTTGAAGGTGTCTACGTGCGGAATCGACGTGGCTGCGGAGGTGGACTTCATTACCGGGTTGTGGAAACTTTCCTAAGCTTGCTTCAATGACCCGATACTCGAATTCAGTAATATTGAGCCGTCTCCGCAGGTTTGAAATCAGGTTTTGCTCGTCGGGTGTGATGTCATTATCTTGATCCCAGGCCGTCTCTAAAACAAAGCGGAAGAGATCGAGGTTTTTGGCACTCGTGCCATTAGTGGGTTGTGGATTCTCATTGGCAGCATCGATGACAAGCCTTTCCCACTCAATGACTTCTTTATCCGTCTCTGCCACGGCTAACATGAAGTCGTCTTTGTTGAGCAGCACGTGGGTCAGCATAATCCATGCGATGAGGCGAATGTCTTGTTCCTTATGGAGACGGCATTCACGCCAAGCTTGTTCTACGTTCTCCGGATAAAAGTATTGAGGGGCCGTTTTCTCCAAAGCGGGAATGATTTCATCCTCCTGAAGGTTTCGATGATCGACGACATAGGCACTGCAAAAGCGCTTTAAATCGTTCTTCGTGGAAATGCTGCGGATAACTTTGTTGAATTTCATGGAGGAGATAGATTATTGTTAGAATAATCGTTCGTGCAGCCTCGTCACTCTAAAAATTAATGAATCTCTGTTAGTTCTGCTGGGGGAGGGGGCGATTAGGAGGAGTTCTCGTGTTTTTCTTAAACACATGAGCCAAGAATTTTGAAAGGGGCGTATTTCTTGGTGACCGAGCACCAGGGCGGAGGCTCGGTTTTGAAATGTCAGCTTTTATTCACAATTCGTCTTGCATGTCGGCCGACCTGAGGCATTCTTTTCTGTGAACACGAAGTAAGTTGATCAACAAGCTAATGATTAAGTTTCCAGCCCACTCTCCATTTTCTCCCGAACAGCAGCAGCAACTCTCGGGAATGTTGTCGTCCTTGAACCCGCCACAGGTCGCGTGGCTGGGTGGTTTTCTGTCCGGTGTGCAATCGGATGCCGCAGCGACCGCTCAACCGGTCGCAGCGAAAAAGCTGACGGTGCTTTACGGCACGGAATCCGGGAACTCGGAGGAGTTGGCGGAGCAGGTTTTCAAGACGGCGAAGAAAAAAGGCTTCAAGGCCCAGATCGTCAATATGTCCGAGACCACCGCGTCCGCGCTGAAAGAGGCCGGCAGCTTGCTGGTGGTGGTCAGCACCTGGGGCGACGGCGATCCGCCGGAGGCTGCGGAAGAATTTTACAAGGACCTGATGTCCGCCGATGTCTCGCTGGACGGGGTGGAATTCTCAGTCTGTGCGCTGGGCGACACCGGCTACGATCAATTTTGCGAAACCGGCAAACAAATCGACGCCCGACTGGAAAAGCTCGGTGCCAAGCGCGTGGCGGATCGGGTCGACTGTGATGTCGACTACGAAGAATCCTTCCAGCAGTGGAGTGATTCCGTCTGGAAAGTGCTCGGTGATGCCGCAGCGGCCGCTGCACCGGCGGTGGCTGATTTCGCTGCCCCAGTGGCCCAAGTTTACGACAAAAAGAACCCGTTCCCAGCGGAAGTCATCGATAACCAGCTGCTCAGCGGCGACCACTCGGCGAAGGAAACCATCCACCTGGAATTCTCGCTCGAGGGATCCGGTTTCGATTATGAGCCTGGCGATGTGCTCGCGGTGATTCCGCGCAATGCCAAGGACGTGGTGGATGCCGTGCTCAAGGCCAGTGGACTGGATGCTGATGCCACCGTGGATGTCAAAGGTGTGGGCAACAAGAAGCTTTCCGCCGCCCTCACCGAGGATCTCGATATCACCGGGCTGTCGCGCAAAATCGTCAGTGCCTGGCAGCAGATTTCCGGCTCGGAGGAGCTGGCCAAACTGCTCGACGATGCCGCCAAGGGGGAGTTCAAGGACTGGAGCTACGGTCGGGAGATCATCGATCTGCTGGAAGAGCACCCGGCAAAATCGGTCACCGCACAGCAGTTTGTAGACATCTTGCGCAAGCTGCCGCCGCGCCTGTATTCCATCGCTTCCAGCCCCAAGGCCCACCCGGGCGAAGTGCATCTCACCGTGGCCGCCGTGCGCTACGAGAGTCATGGTAAGTCCCGCAAGGGCGTGGCCTCCACCTACCTGGCAGACGACGCCAAGAAGGGGACCCCGGTTTCTGTCTACGTGCACAAGAACAAGAACTTCCGCCTGCCGGAAAATGGCGACACCCCGATCATCATGGTCGGCCCCGGCACCGGCATCGCGCCCTTCCGCGCCTTCGTCGAAGAGCGCGCGGAAACGCAAGCCAAGGGGGATAGCTGGTTGTTCTTTGGCGATCAGAAATACAACGAGGACTTCCTCTATCAGCTGGAACTGCAAGACCACCTCAAGAACGGCAGCCTCTCGCGTCTCGATGTCGCCTTCTCGCGGGATCAGCCGGAGAAAGTCTACGTGCAGCACAAGATGTTGGAGAATGCCAAGGAGCTTTGGCAGTGGCTGGAAAAGGGTGCGCATTTCTACGTCTGTGGCGATGCCTCCCGCATGGCCAAGGATGTCCACGATGCGCTGCTGGAAATCATCGCCACGGAAGGTGGCAAGTCGCCCGAAGAAGCCGACGCCTACCTGGCCGCACTGAAGAAGGACAAGCGCTACCAGCGCGATGTGTATTAATCTGGGGAAATAGAAAAAGGAACAAGCAAACCACTTGGCTCTGGCGAGCCGAGAACAATTTTTAAGACAATGAGTGAAGAGAAAAAACTTTCGGCCAACGAGCCACTGAAACTGAACAGCGACTACCTGCGTGGCACACTGGCAGAGGAAATTGCGGACACCAGCAACGGTGCCATTTCCGCCGACAGCCAACAGCTGAGCAAGTTCCACGGCATGTATCTGCAGGACGATCGCGATGTGCGTGCTGGTCGTCGTAAGAAGAAGTTGGACAAGGCCTACAGCTTTCTGATCCGGGTGCGTCTGCCCGGTGGGGTGGCCACGCCCGAGCAGTGGCTGGCGATGGATCGGATCGCCGATCAATACGCCAACGGCACCCTGAAAATCACCACCCGCCAGACCTGGCAGCTGCACGGGGTGATCAAGAACAACCTCAAGGCTTCCATCCAAGAAATGGACAAGGTGGCTGTGGACACTATCGCCGCCTGTGGCGATGTTAACCGCAACGTCATCTGCAACGCCAACCCACACCTCAGCGAGGTGCACTCGGAAGCCGTGCAGCTGGCCAACGACATCAGCTCCCACCTGATGCCACGCACCCGTGCCTACCACGAGATTTTCCTCGATGAAGAAAAGGTCATCAGCAGCGAAGAATTCGAAGAACCGCTCTACGGCAAAACTTACCTGCCGCGGAAATTCAAGATCAACATCGCCATCCCACCGCATAACGATACAGACATCTATGCGCAGTGCCTTTCCTTCATTGCCATCGTCGAAGAGGGGGAAATCGTCGGCTACAACGTCACCGTCGGTGGCGGCATGGGCATGACCCACGGGGTGGAAGAAACCTTCCCACGCACTGCCGATCTGATTGGCTTCTGCACGCCGGAGCAGGCGGTGAATGTGGCCGAGAAGGTGATGCTGGTGCAGCGCGACTTCGGACGCCGCGACGACCGCAAATGGGCCCGTCTCAAATACACCGTCGAGCGTATGACCGCCGATGGCTTTCTCGCCAAGCTCAATGAGTATCTGGGCTATGAACTGGAACCCGCCCGCGACTTCAAATTTGAATCCAATGGCGACCAGTTTGGCTGGGTCACCGATGACAAGGGTAATCACCACCTGACGCTCTTCGTGCCTGGTGGTCGGGTGCTCGATACCCCGTCCTGCCCGATGAAAACCGGCATCGCCGAGATCGCCAAGGTGCTCCAGGGCGAGTTCCGCATGACCGCGAACCAGAACTTGGTTATCTCTAACATCACCGACGAGCAAAAGCCCGAGATTGAGGCCTTGTTGGAAAAATACAAGATCCTCAAGACTCACGAACGGACCGCGCTCAGACTGAACTCGATCGCCTGTGTGGCCCTGCCAACCTGTGGTCTGGCGCTGGCCGAGGCCGAACGCTACCTGCCCACCGTCATCACCAACTTGGAAGAGGTGGTGGAAGAGTGCGGACTGCGTCACGATGCCATCACCATCCGCATGACCGGCTGCCCGAACGGCTGTGGCCGGCCTTACCTCGCGGAGATCGGATTTGTCGGCAAGGGGCCTAACAAATACAACGTCTACCTCGGTGCCGGCTTCCATGGGCAGCGCCTGAACAAGCTCTATCGTGAATCCGTTTCCGGCGACGATATCAAAGCTCTGCTGTCGCCCATCATCCGTGACTATGCCAAGAACCGTCAAGAGGGTGAACGCTTCGGCGATTTCACCATCCGCGCCGGATACGTGGCCGAGACCACAGCTGGAAACAATTTCCACAAAAATATCGCGGCAGAAGCTGCGGTCTAACATTCACCATCTCCCAATGAACGCCATGGCAAAACCGATCCTCAAAGAAAGCGAAGTTGATAAAGTCAATGCAGCCTTCAAGCAAATGTCAGCACCTGCCCGCATCAAGTGGCTGCACGCTGAGTTCGGCTCGCGTCTGGTGCTCAGCAGCAGTTTCGGTCTGCAGGCGGCGATCATGCTGCATCTGGTGAGCGAAAACGCCCCTGAGGTCCCGGTGGTGTGGCTGGATACCGGCTATCTTTTCCCGGAAACCTATCAGTATGCCGAGCAGCTGATCGAGACGCTGAACATCGATGTCAAAGTCTATCAGCCAAAGCTAACAGCAGCTCGCCAAGAGGCACTCTACGGCAAGCTCTGGGAGCAGGGGGAGGAGGGGAACAATCGCTACGGCCTGATCAACAAGGTCGAGCCGATGAACCGCGCCTTGCAAGAGCTCGGCACTGACATCTGGATCAGCGGCTTACGCCGATCGCAATCCAGCACCCGGGCTGACCGCCAGTTTGCCGAGCAGCAGAAGCAGACGCTCAAGGTATATCCCATCCTTGATTGGTCGGATCCGCAAGTCTCCGCCTATTTCTACGATCAGAAGCTTCCCAAGCACCCGCTGGAGTCCGAAGGTTACGCCACGATGGGCGATTGGCATTCCACCCAACCTGTAGGCGAAGGCGAATCGGCCGAGAGCTCAAGGTTCGGAGGCACTAAATACGAATGCGGTCTGCACCTCGATTCCGGCGCCCAGGATTTCCAGATTTAAGCGCTCCGAAAGGGAGGGTTTGTGAGGTGAAGTGCACAAAAAAACCTCGCCGACGTAGCAACGTAGCGGCGAGGTAGGGAAGGATGTTCGTTGATCAGTCCCGTCATTTATCTCAGCACCCAGGTGTAGGAGAAATCCACGACGTAATAGAGATCTCCGTTGGAGTTTCTGTATTTAACCGTTTTTTTCGCTCTGGTTTGGCGGCTGGCAGGTGTCGGCACGGTGATGTTGTAACCACCGATTTCGTCGCTGTTCGATCTGTCGCGGTCGAACAGTCCGACGTGCACTCGGCGGTGACGATCAAAGTTCATGGAAGAGCTGTTGACTGTTAGGTAGGTGCTGTTGCGCGGGCTGTGATCATGTCGGGTCACTGAGGTGCCGATGGTGCGTCCGTTGGATTTCAGCACAGCAAAGACA harbors:
- the hemA gene encoding glutamyl-tRNA reductase, with the protein product MELVCLGLNHETAPVEVREHFAVAADALGEKAREIIELSTIAESVVLSTCNRMEIYVAAEHADYGAKILNEHLASSHSEVAMEHLYQKTGDEAKLHLFRLVCGLDSMVLGETEIFGQVKQAYQQALASGATKGVLNKLFQKSFSVGKRIRTHTSIQKGQTSVGSVAVDLAAKIFGNLKGSHVMVIGAGEMSRQVARSMLSRGATDLTVTNRTNQRAVELAEELGGEAVPFDCWEGTLATADVIVSSTGASEPVLTASQIEAVRRKRKYRPLFLIDIAVPRDIEAAVGEIDEVYLYDIDKLQQLASEARESRAQQVRICEEMIQEEIKP
- the hemC gene encoding hydroxymethylbilane synthase: MKPLIIGTRGSALALAQAEMTEAALRAQFPDREIVRQVITTTGDRRTDVPLSEVAKSEGVIDKGVFIKELEVALENGEIDIAVHSMKDVPTVLADHFAIVGALERAPVNDVIVSQAPGGLLALPEGSTVATSSVRRQRQLKWMRPDLKVVDIRGNVPTRMQKLRDQDDIDAIMLAEAGLVRLGYNLGEEIDGLHAVPLDTLRFYPAAGQGIVGFEIRKDDDDARACAEAITHQPSMTLCRAEREFLRLLDAGCHTPVGVRSHIQGARLQMLGRVFDEHSDANPTEASVSGPSNVPEQVALELFNNLA
- the cobA gene encoding uroporphyrinogen-III C-methyltransferase, coding for MKGICYLTGAGPGNIGLVTLKAQQCIAEADVLVYDALSSAELLTWTKSDCEQIDVGKRAKCHKMRQEEINQLLVDKVREGKVVVRLKGGDPMIFGRGGEEAAALAEAGLKFEIIPGISSAFAGPTYAGIPLTHREYGAQLTLFSGHEAEGKTEGGVDYEALAKTPGTKVFLMGVARIRDICANLMQHGATPETPIALTRWASTGRQKTLTGTLATIADLVEEHNFKAPAVGVIGNIIKEMEKITWHEDRPLHGKRIVVTRSQEQASGLVNELTALGADVLELPVLRIVDPEDKRDFAELVASAHTYDWLVFSSTNGVRRFFDGFFSIYKDARSIGGVKIAVVGPGTQQAVEEYRFAADLVPEKHIAEGLVDAFKDEHDIENQTILWVRPKNARSVITDGLNEQRAIVDECVAYSIEAETSDPTGAAERFRSEGADLVTFTSSSTARFFHDLDLPWPDGCKAASIGPITSAKLNELGKTDIVEAEDHNIEGLVKTIVETLS
- a CDS encoding PEP-CTERM sorting domain-containing protein, whose product is MRWQKPLTIGFLSMAIMSGSSLAAQTVIDGVLTDDLTDLSYFTAPLNMSLELVASGVAMTSDVPSVDRLVDWKIDGTTRLNLSSFGSIQVTPEQQIVDGEWQLWVLYYTDTGSFLSEVNLQPFTTSTDTFSADLSSTAPVDADEFFLRFRIKEAVGDGFTFSEIQAAPVPEPSTALLGLASLALIFRRSRA
- a CDS encoding SDR family oxidoreductase; the encoded protein is MPNTTKTTVLTTLSRLFLALAFLVCLPNCTQAEDEPLTVLVTGANRGLGLEHAKQWTAAGHKVIGTARKPAEAKELKATGAQVLQLDITSDDDIANLAKELKGQKIDVLINNAGYMNRGLNREALQRCFNINATGPLLLAKALQPNLKLSKHPKIVNISSGLGSIARTRGSYAAYSMSKAALNMATRQLHGQLAGDGFIVISLNPGHNKTDMGGAGAPLDPKDSVPQMLKLITGLKPDQSGKFWYINGSEVPW
- a CDS encoding assimilatory sulfite reductase (NADPH) flavoprotein subunit is translated as MIKFPAHSPFSPEQQQQLSGMLSSLNPPQVAWLGGFLSGVQSDAAATAQPVAAKKLTVLYGTESGNSEELAEQVFKTAKKKGFKAQIVNMSETTASALKEAGSLLVVVSTWGDGDPPEAAEEFYKDLMSADVSLDGVEFSVCALGDTGYDQFCETGKQIDARLEKLGAKRVADRVDCDVDYEESFQQWSDSVWKVLGDAAAAAAPAVADFAAPVAQVYDKKNPFPAEVIDNQLLSGDHSAKETIHLEFSLEGSGFDYEPGDVLAVIPRNAKDVVDAVLKASGLDADATVDVKGVGNKKLSAALTEDLDITGLSRKIVSAWQQISGSEELAKLLDDAAKGEFKDWSYGREIIDLLEEHPAKSVTAQQFVDILRKLPPRLYSIASSPKAHPGEVHLTVAAVRYESHGKSRKGVASTYLADDAKKGTPVSVYVHKNKNFRLPENGDTPIIMVGPGTGIAPFRAFVEERAETQAKGDSWLFFGDQKYNEDFLYQLELQDHLKNGSLSRLDVAFSRDQPEKVYVQHKMLENAKELWQWLEKGAHFYVCGDASRMAKDVHDALLEIIATEGGKSPEEADAYLAALKKDKRYQRDVY
- a CDS encoding NADPH-dependent assimilatory sulfite reductase hemoprotein subunit — translated: MSEEKKLSANEPLKLNSDYLRGTLAEEIADTSNGAISADSQQLSKFHGMYLQDDRDVRAGRRKKKLDKAYSFLIRVRLPGGVATPEQWLAMDRIADQYANGTLKITTRQTWQLHGVIKNNLKASIQEMDKVAVDTIAACGDVNRNVICNANPHLSEVHSEAVQLANDISSHLMPRTRAYHEIFLDEEKVISSEEFEEPLYGKTYLPRKFKINIAIPPHNDTDIYAQCLSFIAIVEEGEIVGYNVTVGGGMGMTHGVEETFPRTADLIGFCTPEQAVNVAEKVMLVQRDFGRRDDRKWARLKYTVERMTADGFLAKLNEYLGYELEPARDFKFESNGDQFGWVTDDKGNHHLTLFVPGGRVLDTPSCPMKTGIAEIAKVLQGEFRMTANQNLVISNITDEQKPEIEALLEKYKILKTHERTALRLNSIACVALPTCGLALAEAERYLPTVITNLEEVVEECGLRHDAITIRMTGCPNGCGRPYLAEIGFVGKGPNKYNVYLGAGFHGQRLNKLYRESVSGDDIKALLSPIIRDYAKNRQEGERFGDFTIRAGYVAETTAGNNFHKNIAAEAAV
- a CDS encoding phosphoadenylyl-sulfate reductase codes for the protein MAKPILKESEVDKVNAAFKQMSAPARIKWLHAEFGSRLVLSSSFGLQAAIMLHLVSENAPEVPVVWLDTGYLFPETYQYAEQLIETLNIDVKVYQPKLTAARQEALYGKLWEQGEEGNNRYGLINKVEPMNRALQELGTDIWISGLRRSQSSTRADRQFAEQQKQTLKVYPILDWSDPQVSAYFYDQKLPKHPLESEGYATMGDWHSTQPVGEGESAESSRFGGTKYECGLHLDSGAQDFQI